AAAATATTTTTCATGGGCCGGATGAATACCCGATTATGTTTTCTATCAATGGATGAAGGAGAAGATGATGCCGGATATGAGAGAGCTTGCGATCCTTATGAAAGAACTCAAAGACCAGCTTGCTCTTTGCATGAGGTGCGGCACCTGCCAGTCTGTTTGCCCTCTTTTCGCTCAGACCGGGCAGGAGGCAGATGTGGCTCGTGGCAAGCTTGCCCTGTTAGATGGGCTGTTGCAGGAAATGTTTAAAAATCCTCATGGTGTTTACGACCGGTTGGACCGGTGTCTTCTGTGCGGTTCCTGTGCGGCCGCCTGCCCCAGCGGCGTGAAAGTACTGGACATATTCATCAAAGCCCGTGTAATATTAAACACTTATATCGGATTGTCATGGACAAAGAAAATTATTTTACAGAAAATCCTGTCTCACCCCCGGATATTTGACCGTCTTGTTCATTGGGGCGCAAAACTTCAAAAATTGTTTTTCAGGCCGGTTAATGATACATTGAAAACCTCATGTGCGCGATTCCTACCTTTCCGGCTTTCAGAGCGCCATATCGTATCCCTTGCGCCCGAACCCTTTCACCGTCACATGCCGTCATTAAATACCAGCCCCGGCCCTTGCGGAATAAAGGTGGCTATTTTTGTCGGATGTTTAATTGATAAAATTTATCCCCATATCGCCAGGGCCACTTTAGATGTGTTAAGCCATCATGGTGTCGGAGTCTTTTTGCCTGAAGACCAGGGGTGTTGTGGGATTCCGGCCATCTCCGCAGGTGACGCCACCACATTCAATCGGTTGGTTCGCCACAACCTGGAGCAATTCAATAAGACGGATTTTGACTACCTTATCACCTCATGTGCCACCTGCACCTCAAC
The Thermodesulfobacteriota bacterium DNA segment above includes these coding regions:
- a CDS encoding (Fe-S)-binding protein; translation: MPDMRELAILMKELKDQLALCMRCGTCQSVCPLFAQTGQEADVARGKLALLDGLLQEMFKNPHGVYDRLDRCLLCGSCAAACPSGVKVLDIFIKARVILNTYIGLSWTKKIILQKILSHPRIFDRLVHWGAKLQKLFFRPVNDTLKTSCARFLPFRLSERHIVSLAPEPFHRHMPSLNTSPGPCGIKVAIFVGCLIDKIYPHIARATLDVLSHHGVGVFLPEDQGCCGIPAISAGDATTFNRLVRHNLEQFNKTDFDYLITSCATCTSTIKKIWPLMLQRESKEIKIKVDKIAEKTMDISQFLVSKVGLKAGSNHLESINTVTYHDPCHLKKSLGVSEEPRALIQANPGYLLREMPDADACCGMGGSFNLQYYDISADIGKMKLENIKRSGCSMVATGCPACMIQLSDILSKSGDPIAVKHPVEIYAEFLNEQHEWSKGVKGISHQGKRK